One segment of Streptomyces sp. NA02950 DNA contains the following:
- a CDS encoding aldehyde dehydrogenase family protein encodes MKAHDGMYIDGAWRPSAGADTIEVVNPADETVIATVPTGTAEDVDAAVRAARAAFPAWAATPPAERAARLTALHDALAERREEIAGTVTAELGAPLAFSRAVHADLPITVAGTYARLADSYAFEETVGNSTVWQEPVGVVGAITPWNYPLHQIVAKVAPALAAGCTVVLKPAENTPLTAQLFAEAVDAAGLPAGVFNLVTGLGPVAGEALAGHEDVDLVSFTGSTAVGRRIGATAGAAVKRVALELGGKSANVILPGADLTKAVKVGVANVLANSGQTCSAWTRMLVDADRYDEAVELAAAAAAKYAPGDPADETTRLGPVVSAAQRDRVRGYIERGVEEGARLVAGGPEAPGDRERGYWIAPTVFADVTPGMTIAQEEIFGPVISLMRYTDEEEALRIANGTVYGLAGAVWAADDATAAAFARRMDTGQVDINGGRFNPLAPFGGYKQSGVGRELGAHGLAEYLQTKSLQF; translated from the coding sequence ATGAAGGCCCATGACGGGATGTACATCGACGGGGCATGGCGGCCGTCCGCCGGTGCCGACACGATCGAGGTCGTGAATCCGGCCGACGAGACGGTCATCGCCACCGTGCCCACGGGGACGGCCGAGGACGTGGACGCCGCCGTGCGGGCCGCCCGCGCCGCCTTCCCCGCCTGGGCGGCCACCCCGCCCGCCGAACGCGCCGCCCGGCTCACGGCCCTGCACGACGCGCTCGCCGAGCGCCGCGAGGAGATCGCCGGAACCGTCACCGCCGAACTCGGCGCACCCCTGGCCTTCTCCCGCGCGGTCCACGCCGATCTGCCGATCACCGTGGCCGGTACGTACGCCCGGCTCGCGGATTCGTACGCCTTCGAGGAGACGGTCGGCAACTCCACGGTGTGGCAGGAGCCGGTCGGCGTCGTCGGCGCGATCACCCCGTGGAACTATCCGCTGCACCAGATCGTCGCCAAGGTCGCACCGGCCCTGGCCGCCGGATGCACCGTTGTCCTCAAGCCCGCCGAGAACACCCCGCTGACCGCGCAGCTCTTCGCGGAGGCGGTCGACGCGGCCGGGCTCCCGGCCGGAGTGTTCAACCTGGTCACCGGGCTCGGCCCGGTCGCGGGCGAGGCACTGGCCGGACACGAGGACGTGGATCTGGTCTCCTTCACCGGCTCCACCGCCGTCGGCAGGCGGATCGGCGCGACCGCGGGCGCGGCCGTCAAGCGCGTCGCCCTCGAACTGGGCGGCAAGTCCGCCAACGTCATCCTGCCGGGCGCCGATCTGACCAAGGCGGTCAAGGTCGGAGTGGCCAATGTGCTCGCCAACTCCGGCCAGACGTGCAGCGCCTGGACCCGGATGCTGGTGGACGCCGACCGCTACGACGAGGCCGTGGAACTGGCCGCGGCCGCCGCCGCGAAGTACGCCCCCGGCGATCCGGCCGACGAGACCACCCGGCTCGGCCCCGTCGTCAGCGCCGCCCAGCGCGACCGGGTGCGCGGCTACATCGAGCGCGGCGTCGAGGAGGGCGCGCGGCTGGTCGCCGGCGGCCCGGAGGCCCCCGGGGACCGGGAGCGCGGGTACTGGATCGCCCCGACGGTCTTCGCGGACGTCACCCCCGGCATGACCATCGCCCAGGAGGAGATCTTCGGCCCGGTCATCTCCCTGATGCGCTACACGGACGAGGAGGAGGCGCTGCGGATCGCCAACGGCACCGTCTACGGGCTGGCGGGCGCGGTCTGGGCGGCCGACGACGCCACGGCGGCGGCTTTCGCCCGCCGGATGGACACCGGCCAGGTCGACATCAACGGTGGCCGCTTCAACCCGCTCGCCCCCTTCGGCGGCTACAAGCAGTCGGGCGTGGGGCGTGA